A genomic window from Qipengyuania oceanensis includes:
- the recG gene encoding ATP-dependent DNA helicase RecG, which translates to MRPEALNPLFAEVETLDGVGPKLKKPLERLGLSRVRDVLFHLPDRFVTRRPVASLDEAGEGENIVIALTATEHRASRNQRAPYRVFAQDEIGNVLALTFFGRASFTAKKQLPVGEKRWVAGKLERYGDMLQMVHPDHVMEQADASLVHLNEPVYPLAEGLTQPRMASLAAQALDRAQALPEWIEPGVIAREKWLPWREALVAAHKAEAPAARDRLAYDELFANALALMLVRADNRARRGQSLQGDGSLRDRLQLPFPLTGAQRRSIDEITGDMAQESPMLRLLQGDVGAGKTVVALEAMLVAVEAGAQAAMLAPTEILARQHYDTLRRMAAPTGVEIALLTGRDKGKARESTLLGLLDGSIDIVIGTHAIFQDTVGYRNLGLVVIDEQHRFGVNQRLMLTKKGRRTPHTLAMTATPIPRTLTLAQYGEMDVSRLDEMPPGRQPIDTVVVAQERMDEVVNGVARHLSAGQQAYWVCPMVRDSETADIAAAEARYAMLEQRFGDQVVLVHGQLKPEIKDAAMERFASGEAKLLVATTVIEVGVDVPAATLMVIEQAERFGLAQLHQLRGRVGRGSEKSVCLLLRGEALSETGKARLALMRETQDGFRIAEEDLELRGGGELLGTRQSGDTPFRLATLEQIQRMLQMAHDDARLLMERDGGLTGERGEAARLLLYLQERDWGVQLLRGG; encoded by the coding sequence ATGCGTCCCGAAGCCCTCAACCCGCTGTTCGCCGAAGTCGAAACGCTCGACGGCGTCGGGCCCAAGCTGAAAAAACCGCTCGAACGGCTGGGCCTGTCGCGGGTCCGGGACGTGCTGTTCCACCTGCCCGACCGCTTCGTAACGCGCCGCCCGGTGGCCAGCCTCGACGAGGCGGGCGAAGGCGAGAACATCGTCATCGCGCTCACTGCAACCGAACACCGCGCTTCTCGCAACCAGCGCGCACCGTACCGGGTGTTCGCGCAGGACGAGATCGGCAACGTGCTGGCGCTGACCTTCTTCGGCCGGGCATCCTTCACCGCGAAGAAACAGCTGCCGGTAGGGGAGAAACGCTGGGTCGCAGGCAAGCTCGAACGCTATGGCGACATGCTGCAGATGGTCCATCCCGATCACGTGATGGAGCAGGCCGATGCATCGCTCGTCCATTTGAACGAGCCGGTCTATCCGCTCGCCGAAGGGCTGACCCAGCCGCGCATGGCATCGCTGGCGGCTCAGGCTCTCGACCGCGCACAGGCTCTGCCGGAATGGATTGAACCCGGCGTGATCGCGCGAGAGAAATGGCTGCCATGGCGCGAGGCGCTGGTCGCTGCCCACAAGGCGGAGGCGCCGGCGGCGCGCGACCGCCTTGCCTATGACGAGCTCTTCGCCAACGCGCTCGCCCTGATGCTGGTGCGGGCGGACAACCGGGCCAGGCGCGGGCAGTCGCTGCAAGGTGACGGCTCGCTGAGGGACAGGCTTCAGTTGCCGTTTCCCCTGACCGGGGCGCAGCGCCGCTCGATCGACGAAATAACCGGCGACATGGCCCAGGAATCGCCGATGCTGCGCCTGCTCCAGGGCGACGTCGGGGCGGGCAAGACCGTGGTCGCGCTGGAGGCCATGCTCGTCGCGGTCGAGGCGGGGGCACAGGCGGCGATGCTCGCCCCGACCGAGATCCTGGCGCGCCAGCATTACGATACGCTGCGCCGGATGGCCGCGCCAACGGGTGTCGAGATCGCGCTGCTGACGGGGCGCGACAAGGGCAAGGCGCGCGAATCGACATTGCTGGGCCTACTGGATGGCAGCATCGATATCGTCATCGGGACCCACGCCATTTTCCAGGACACCGTCGGCTATCGCAATCTCGGCCTGGTGGTGATCGACGAGCAGCACCGCTTCGGGGTCAACCAGCGGCTGATGCTGACCAAGAAGGGCAGACGCACGCCGCACACGCTGGCTATGACCGCCACGCCGATCCCGCGCACGCTGACGCTGGCGCAATACGGCGAAATGGACGTCAGCCGGCTCGACGAGATGCCGCCCGGTCGCCAGCCGATCGACACGGTCGTGGTTGCGCAGGAGCGCATGGACGAGGTCGTCAACGGCGTCGCGCGGCACCTGTCGGCAGGACAGCAGGCCTATTGGGTGTGTCCGATGGTGCGCGACAGCGAGACCGCCGATATCGCCGCAGCGGAAGCCCGCTACGCCATGCTCGAACAGCGTTTCGGCGACCAGGTCGTGCTGGTCCATGGCCAGCTCAAGCCGGAGATCAAGGACGCGGCGATGGAGCGTTTCGCGAGCGGCGAGGCGAAGCTGCTCGTCGCGACTACCGTCATCGAGGTCGGGGTGGACGTACCCGCGGCGACGTTGATGGTGATCGAACAGGCCGAGCGTTTCGGTCTCGCGCAATTGCACCAATTGCGTGGACGCGTGGGGCGGGGCAGCGAGAAGTCGGTCTGCCTGCTGCTGCGCGGCGAGGCATTGTCCGAAACCGGCAAGGCGCGGCTGGCCCTGATGCGCGAGACGCAGGACGGTTTCCGCATCGCGGAAGAAGACTTGGAACTGCGGGGCGGAGGAGAGCTGCTCGGCACGCGCCAGTCCGGCGACACGCCGTTCCGGCTCGCCACGCTCGAGCAGATCCAGCGGATGCTGCAAATGGCTCACGACGATGCGCGCCTGCTGATGGAGCGCGACGGCGGGCTGACCGGCGAACGGGGCGAGGCGGCCCGCCTGTTGCTGTATTTGCAGGAACGCGACTGGGGCGTTCAGCTCCTGCGCGGCGGCTAG
- a CDS encoding low molecular weight protein-tyrosine-phosphatase → MSQPPAILFVCLGNICRSPLAEAAFRAEAERAGLDADCDSAGTAAYHVGKAPDPRSIATAAEHGIDIRHYEARQVQTRDFARFTHVLAMDHRNLEDLKTLAPGDTTARIGLLMDVVPGREGASIADPYYGGEENFLDTWDDARTAAKALVAKLLAEA, encoded by the coding sequence GTGAGCCAGCCCCCGGCGATACTCTTCGTCTGCCTCGGCAATATCTGCCGCTCGCCGCTCGCGGAAGCCGCCTTTCGCGCAGAAGCAGAGCGCGCCGGGCTAGACGCCGACTGCGATAGCGCGGGGACAGCTGCCTATCACGTCGGCAAGGCGCCCGATCCGCGCAGCATCGCGACCGCGGCAGAGCATGGCATCGACATCCGCCATTACGAGGCACGGCAGGTCCAGACGCGCGATTTCGCGCGCTTCACCCATGTCCTGGCGATGGACCACCGGAACCTTGAAGACCTGAAGACCCTCGCACCGGGCGATACGACGGCGCGCATCGGCCTGCTGATGGATGTCGTGCCGGGGCGCGAAGGCGCATCGATCGCCGATCCGTATTACGGCGGCGAAGAGAACTTCCTCGACACCTGGGACGATGCGAGGACTGCGGCAAAGGCGCTGGTCGCAAAACTGCTCGCCGAAGCCTAG
- a CDS encoding entericidin A/B family lipoprotein, protein MMIAIVLAGVTLTGCNTVKGLGRDIESVGEAGDRAM, encoded by the coding sequence ATGATGATCGCGATAGTGCTGGCAGGTGTGACCCTGACGGGCTGCAACACGGTCAAGGGCCTTGGCCGCGATATCGAATCGGTCGGCGAGGCCGGCGACCGCGCGATGTGA